CACCTGGAAATTGATTTGAATAATTGAAATGTGTAGAATTTCCGCTGCTTGTTTCTTAGATCCAAATGATcattcttcagaaaaaaacaaagcctttGGCGCCTCATTTCTGATTTTTGTCTCCATCCTTACTTGGACTGCACCCCCAGGGTGATCTTAAGGTACTCATATACCACGTAGCTGATGCTGACAGATGGAATGACCTTCATGAAGTTGGGAGCCAAGCCTCGGTAGAGTCCAGCAGCCCCCTCGGTTCTGACGATATGTCTGAACAGACCTGTCATGGTCATCTGAGGGCCCCCTTGCTGGGTAgctgagggagagaggaaatgcTTAACAAACATACAACAAGTCTAGGAACAACACATGCCCTTCTCATCACAGTAGCTTCTCAGACAGTTAATGACAGTTCACCCATCTTCAGCCACGAGAAGAAACTCCGCCTCGGAACAGAAGGTATCAGACCAGATTCTGTCCATCCGGGTTCCAAGGATGATCAAGAGCCaatgtttcacaataaaaatgcaaagaatgCAATAATAAGCAATACAGCACAGCAGAGCTCTGTGGCAACCAACCTTGTGCCTGCATTCGAGTCCTAACCAGGGCAAGTGGGTAGCTGGCGAGCTGACCACATGTGCTGGAGGTGGTGCCACAGGCCAGAAGAACAAAAACCCCTGGATCAGCGCTTTCTGTGGCGAAGCGCTGCAGCCATGAGTTCTTCAGAGTCTGAGAGATAAGAAGAAGTGAGACTAAGCTATGGAATAGCACAAAAAAGAGTAGCGACAGTGataacaaccacacaaacacacacctcgtAGACAGCCAGGTCGATACCAGCATAGGGGATGATGCCCAGCATGTTGGGGATGTAGCCCTTGTAAAAAGCAGCTATCCCCTCCTTCTGGAAGATATGTGTGGCACAATCCAATATGCCTGAGTACTGACCCGTCTTCCTCAGGGCTAACCTTGTCTTCAGGAcctgaggaaacaggaagtgatgtcaggCCTTCTCATAGAAAACAGTAACCTTCATTTCTAGTCCAAGAGTCACAGAAAATCTTTCATACTTGCACATAGATTATCATACGTATACCGTGCATTAATCTTTCATATGAAAATAAGTTGCGTGTTATTAACCTCATTTACATAAATGACTTGCTCACACTTTGTGCATAACTGACGACCTGTGAGTCTGCGTGAAGGTCTGTTTCCCTCCAGATAAGAGGTCACAGTACAGTTTCACATCATGGGTTCAAGGCTAAAAGTTAAAATGGGCAGTCAGTCACAACACAATTTATTCCTGCAAACAAACATAGCGAGCTTCTACAGAACAGTTACAGAATGAACACAATCATAATGATCCACTTAGTTCATGTTCAATAGAGGtcttgtttcattgtgtgtcttAGCTGCTCTCTCACCTCCATAGGGTAGATGCTGCTTTGAGCTATTGCTCCAGCCAGAGAGCCGGCTACCAGTCTCTCTGTGATGCCCAGTGTCTCCTGGTTACTTCCTATTAGTCGTTTAATCTGACAGAGGAAATTAATATTTGttaagaaacaacacaaaataggATATAAGTGAATGTCTTCTCTGATCCAAAGCTTTGCTGATACCTGCTCATAGGCCATAAACTTAATAGCAGACTCAGGGGCAATTTTGACAACATTGATGCCGTTGCCTCGCCACAGTGACCTCACACCACCTTCTCGGATCATCTGGGAAAAGCCCCCTGCAATGTGCATGCTGTTGTTCTTGGAGGCATGAACCTGTGTGGGACAAAC
This sequence is a window from Echeneis naucrates chromosome 12, fEcheNa1.1, whole genome shotgun sequence. Protein-coding genes within it:
- the slc25a25b gene encoding calcium-binding mitochondrial carrier protein SCaMC-2-B isoform X5; translation: MVAPPTDLQQKIVKAGDKDLDGQLDFQEFVHYLKDHEKKLRLVFKSLDKKNDGRIDSQEIMQSLRDLGVNISEEQAEKILKSMDKNGTMTIDWNEWRDYYLLHPAGNIPEIILYWKHSTIFDVGESLMVPDEFTAEEKQTGMWWRHLVAGGGAGAVSRTCTAPLDRLKVLMQVHASKNNSMHIAGGFSQMIREGGVRSLWRGNGINVVKIAPESAIKFMAYEQIKRLIGSNQETLGITERLVAGSLAGAIAQSSIYPMEVLKTRLALRKTGQYSGILDCATHIFQKEGIAAFYKGYIPNMLGIIPYAGIDLAVYETLKNSWLQRFATESADPGVFVLLACGTTSSTCGQLASYPLALVRTRMQAQATQQGGPQMTMTGLFRHIVRTEGAAGLYRGLAPNFMKVIPSVSISYVVYEYLKITLGVQSK